Proteins encoded in a region of the Quercus lobata isolate SW786 chromosome 8, ValleyOak3.0 Primary Assembly, whole genome shotgun sequence genome:
- the LOC115957338 gene encoding NEDD8-activating enzyme E1 regulatory subunit AXR1-like, whose amino-acid sequence MAEPKTKYDRQLRIWGDQGQAALEKASICLLNCGPTGSETLKNLVLGGVGSITVIDGSKVELGDLGNNFMVDESCVGQSKAKCVCAFLQELNDAVKAKFIEEYPVTLIETNPSFFSQFTLVVATQLMEDSMVKLDRICREANVILIFARSYGLTGLVRISLKEHTVVESKPDHFLDDLRLNNPWPELKSFAESIDIDAQDPVALKHTPYVVLLIKTAEQWVKSHGGSLPSTREEKKEFKDLLKARMVALDGDNYKEAIEASFKVFAPRGISPDLQQILNDSCAEVGSNSSDFWVMVAALKDFISNEGGGEAPLEGSIPDMTSTTELYVNLQNIYQAKAEADFLVIEQRVRNILKKIGKDPLSISKTTIKSFCRNARKLKVCRYRSIENEINSPILPELQKYLTDEDYSTAVGFYILLRAVDRFAANYNSFPGQFDGGMDEDISRLKTTAVGLLSDLGCNGSTLTEDLINEICRFGASELHAVSAFIGGIASQEVIKLITRQFVPMPGTFIFNGIDHKSQILSL is encoded by the exons ATGGCTGAACCCAAAACCAAATACGATCGCCAGCTCAG GATCTGGGGTGATCAAGGACAAGCAGCTCTTGAGAAAGCTAGTATATGCTTACTCAATTGTGGTCCTACTGGTTCTGAGACATTAAAGAATCTTGTTCTTGGTGGGGTTGGAAGCATAACTGTAATTGATGGTTCCAAGGTTGAACTTGGGGACCTTGGAAATAATTTTATGG TTGATGAATCATGTGTTGGGCAATCTAAGGCGAAGTGTGTATGTGCATTTCTTCAAGAGCTGAATGATGCTGTTAAGGCCAAGTTTATAGAAGAGTATCCGGTGACGTTAATTGAGACAAACCCCTCATTTTTTTCTCAGTTTACCTTGGTAGTTGCCACTCAG CTGATGGAAGATTCAATGGTAAAGCTTGATAGGATCTGCAGGGAGGCAAATGTAATATTGATCTTTGCTCGCTCCTATGGGCTTACTGGGCTTGTTCGAATCAGTTTAAAG GAACATACTGTTGTCGAGTCAAAGCCTGATCATTTTCTGGATGACCTCCGGTTAAATAACCCATGGCCCGAGCTTAAGAG TTTTGCAGAAAGCATTGATATAGATGCGCAAGATCCTGTGGCCCTCAAGCACACACCATATGTAGTTCTTCTTATCAAGACGGCAGAGCAGTGGGTGAAAAGCCATGGTGGTAGTCTTCCATCAACCagggaagagaagaaagaattcAAG GACCTTCTTAAAGCCAGGATGGTTGCATTGGATGGAGATAACTACAAAGAAGCTATTGAGGCCTCCTTTAAGGTCTTTGCTCCTCGGGGAATTA GCCCAGATTTGCAACAGATACTTAATGACAGCTGTGCTGAAGTTGGTTCTAATTCATCAGATTTTTGGGTGATGGTGGCTGCTTTGAAG GACTTTATATCAAATGAAGGTGGTGGTGAGGCACCCCTTGAGGGATCAATACCTGATATGACATCTACAACTGA GCTTTATGTTAATCTGCAGAACATTTACCAAGCAAAGGCTGAGGCCGATTTTCTTGTTATTGAGCAACGAGTGAGGAATATTctgaaaaaaattggtaaagaTCCACTTAGCATCTCGAAGACAACCATAAAAAGCTTCTGTAGAAATGCAAGAAAACTCAAA GTTTGCAGGTATCGCTCCATTGAGAATGAGATTAATTCTCCGATCTTACCAGAGTTACAGAAGTATCTTACAGATGAAGATTACAG TACAGCTGTGGGGTTCTATATTTTGCTTCGAGCTGTTGATCGGTTTGCTGCAAATTACAACAGTTTTCCTGGGCAATTTGATGG TGGGATGGATGAAGACATTTCTCGATTGAAGACTACAGCTGTTGGCCTCCTCAGTGACTTGGGTTGCAATGGCTCAACCTTGACAGAGGACCTTATCAATGAGATCTGCCGATTTGGTGCTTCAGAGCTCCATGCAGTTTCTGCCTTCATTGGAGGAATTGCATCACAAGAAGTGATCAAG CTCATAACAAGGCAATTTGTACCCATGCCTGGGACTTTCATCTTCAATGGCATTGATCACAAGTCACAAATATTGTCACTGTAA